One Nocardioidaceae bacterium SCSIO 66511 genomic window carries:
- the map gene encoding type I methionyl aminopeptidase, which produces MRDVPASIERPEYVGNPGPAPFTGSNVQDADTIERMRVASRLAAQTLDAVEAAIAPGVTTDELDRVGHEFMTEHGAYPSTLGYRGFPKSLCTSVNEVICHGIPDARPLEDGDIVNVDVTAYIGRVHGDTNKTYLVGAVDEESKLLVERTREATMRGIRAAKPGRRINVIGRVIESYAKRFGYGVVRDFTGHGVGPAFHTGLVIPHYDDERFDTVIEPGMTFTIEPMLTIGTHEWDMWDDDWTVTTKDKSRTAQFEHTLVVTDSGPEILTLSDA; this is translated from the coding sequence ATGCGCGACGTACCCGCCTCGATCGAACGCCCCGAGTACGTAGGTAATCCCGGTCCGGCACCGTTCACCGGCTCGAACGTCCAGGACGCCGACACCATCGAGCGCATGCGGGTCGCGAGCCGACTGGCTGCACAAACCCTCGACGCCGTCGAAGCGGCGATCGCACCGGGCGTCACCACCGACGAGCTCGACCGAGTCGGCCACGAGTTCATGACCGAGCACGGTGCGTACCCGTCGACGCTCGGCTATCGCGGCTTCCCGAAGTCGTTGTGCACGAGCGTCAACGAGGTCATCTGCCACGGCATCCCCGACGCGCGCCCGCTCGAAGACGGCGACATCGTCAACGTCGACGTGACCGCCTACATCGGTCGAGTGCACGGAGACACGAACAAGACCTATCTCGTCGGAGCTGTCGATGAGGAGTCCAAGCTCCTCGTCGAACGCACCCGCGAGGCGACGATGCGCGGCATTCGCGCCGCGAAGCCCGGTCGCCGGATCAACGTCATCGGCCGGGTCATCGAGTCGTACGCGAAACGCTTCGGCTACGGCGTCGTACGCGACTTCACCGGGCACGGCGTGGGACCGGCATTCCATACGGGCTTGGTCATCCCGCACTACGACGACGAACGCTTCGACACCGTGATCGAGCCGGGCATGACGTTCACCATCGAGCCGATGCTGACGATCGGCACCCACGAGTGGGACATGTGGGACGACGACTGGACTGTCACCACCAAGGACAAGTCGCGTACCGCACAGTTCGAGCACACCCTCGTCGTCACCGACTCGGGTCCGGAGATATTGACGCTCAGCGACGCATGA
- a CDS encoding NAD+ synthase codes for MPQLRLALAQIDTHVGNLDANVESVVAQCRAASDRGAHLIVFPEMTLTGYPIEDLAMRASVIEASRTRIEALAVRLADEGLGDLVAVVGFLDRATDVADSFGIPKNAPQNAVAVIHGGRIVARQAKIHLWNYGVGDELRNFVPGDTINVVQVQGADVAIAICEDLWRTGPLAAVRAAEAGLLVVPNGSPYEADKDDVRLDLCSSRAVEGECALAYVNLVGGQDELVFDGDALVVDSSGELLARSQQFVEELLVVDLDLPAATPAMPGSDERFGGLRIARTVISADPVPTYDADIASVAPRLDDHEEIWSALVTGLRDYVRKNGFSSVLLGMSGGIDSTLVAAIAVDALGAEKVYGVSNPSEWSTEHSRTDAAELARRTGLHLDTVAIAPIKDAYDAAIAVDGLAAENLQARIRAVIWMALSNQHGHLVLACGNKSELATGYSTIYGDAVGGYAPIKDVPKTLVWQLARWRNAAAEQRGETPPIPENTISKPPSAELRPGQLDTDSLPPYDVLDALLDAYVERDLGTAAVIAEGFDAELVERVVTLVDRAEYKRRQYPPGPKISRRNFGRDRRVPITNAWREQV; via the coding sequence GTGCCTCAGCTTCGTCTCGCTCTCGCCCAGATCGACACTCACGTCGGCAACCTCGATGCCAATGTCGAGTCGGTTGTCGCCCAATGCCGAGCGGCGTCCGACCGCGGCGCGCATCTGATCGTCTTTCCCGAGATGACGCTGACGGGATATCCGATCGAGGACCTCGCCATGCGCGCATCGGTGATCGAAGCATCGCGTACCCGGATCGAGGCGCTCGCCGTCCGGCTCGCCGACGAGGGCCTCGGCGATCTCGTCGCGGTCGTCGGCTTCCTCGACCGTGCGACCGACGTCGCCGACTCGTTCGGTATCCCCAAGAACGCACCCCAGAATGCCGTCGCCGTGATCCACGGCGGCCGGATCGTTGCGCGTCAGGCGAAGATCCACCTCTGGAACTACGGCGTCGGCGACGAGCTGCGTAACTTCGTACCGGGTGACACGATCAACGTCGTCCAGGTGCAGGGCGCCGACGTCGCGATCGCGATCTGCGAGGACCTGTGGCGCACGGGCCCTCTTGCAGCGGTACGTGCCGCCGAGGCAGGGCTACTGGTCGTACCGAACGGTTCGCCGTACGAGGCCGACAAGGACGACGTACGACTCGACCTCTGCTCGTCGCGCGCCGTCGAGGGCGAATGCGCACTCGCGTACGTCAATCTGGTCGGCGGCCAGGACGAGCTCGTCTTCGACGGCGACGCACTCGTAGTCGACTCGTCCGGAGAGCTGCTCGCGCGATCTCAGCAGTTCGTGGAGGAACTGCTCGTCGTCGACCTCGACCTGCCGGCCGCAACTCCTGCCATGCCGGGCTCGGACGAACGTTTCGGCGGCCTCAGAATCGCGCGTACCGTCATCTCGGCCGATCCCGTGCCTACCTACGACGCCGACATCGCCAGTGTCGCGCCTCGGCTCGACGACCACGAGGAGATCTGGTCGGCGCTCGTGACGGGCCTGCGCGACTACGTACGAAAGAACGGGTTCTCGTCGGTGTTGCTGGGTATGTCCGGCGGCATCGACTCGACGCTGGTCGCGGCGATCGCGGTAGACGCGCTCGGAGCCGAGAAGGTCTACGGAGTGTCGAACCCGAGCGAGTGGTCGACCGAGCACTCACGCACCGATGCCGCCGAGCTCGCCCGGCGCACCGGCCTGCACCTCGACACGGTCGCGATCGCGCCGATCAAGGACGCTTACGACGCCGCGATCGCCGTCGACGGACTCGCGGCGGAGAATCTCCAGGCCCGCATCCGCGCGGTGATCTGGATGGCGCTGTCCAACCAGCATGGGCACCTCGTGCTCGCCTGCGGCAACAAATCCGAGCTCGCCACGGGCTACTCCACCATCTACGGTGACGCGGTCGGTGGGTACGCCCCGATCAAGGACGTACCCAAGACGCTCGTCTGGCAGCTCGCGCGGTGGCGCAACGCTGCGGCCGAACAACGCGGCGAGACCCCACCGATCCCGGAGAACACGATCAGCAAGCCGCCGTCGGCAGAACTTCGGCCCGGGCAGCTCGACACCGACTCGTTGCCGCCTTACGACGTGCTCGACGCGCTGCTGGACGCGTATGTCGAGCGCGACCTCGGCACCGCCGCAGTGATCGCCGAGGGCTTCGACGCCGAGCTCGTCGAGCGCGTCGTGACTCTCGTCGACCGGGCGGAGTACAAGCGGCGTCAGTACCCGCCAGGGCCGAAGATCTCCCGCCGCAACTTCGGCCGCGACCGCCGCGTGCCGATCACGAACGCCTGGCGCGAGCAGGTCTGA
- a CDS encoding NAD(P)-binding domain-containing protein codes for MRIGILGTGTLASALGTVWAGAGHEIVVGGRSATKARDLADRLGETGRAGTLRDAAAFGDVVLLAVLWPGVEDALGAAGASDGVLAGKPLIDPTNAVEHGIGEILTPPGVSAAGRIADLAPESHVVKAFHLLPADTWSVPIPPTGTRPLVPLAGDGAAVRVVSRLVTDANATPMAFGGPSRYRQLEEVAGFVIAAAFSGSNPAAAVPAVNV; via the coding sequence ATGCGGATTGGCATTCTCGGCACAGGGACGCTGGCGTCGGCGTTGGGCACTGTCTGGGCAGGCGCCGGTCACGAGATCGTCGTGGGCGGTCGAAGTGCGACAAAGGCGCGGGACCTCGCCGACAGACTCGGCGAGACCGGCCGCGCCGGTACGCTGCGGGACGCGGCCGCTTTCGGTGACGTCGTGCTACTTGCGGTTCTCTGGCCCGGCGTCGAGGACGCCCTTGGCGCGGCTGGAGCGTCCGACGGCGTGCTCGCGGGCAAACCGCTGATAGACCCGACCAACGCGGTGGAGCACGGCATCGGTGAGATTCTGACGCCACCCGGTGTCTCCGCTGCGGGGCGCATCGCTGACCTGGCTCCCGAATCCCATGTGGTGAAGGCGTTCCACCTCTTGCCGGCCGATACCTGGTCCGTGCCGATTCCGCCCACCGGCACGCGGCCGCTCGTGCCGCTTGCCGGTGACGGCGCCGCAGTTCGCGTCGTCTCCCGCCTGGTCACGGATGCGAACGCGACGCCGATGGCGTTCGGCGGGCCGAGTCGTTACCGGCAGCTGGAGGAGGTCGCGGGCTTCGTGATCGCGGCCGCGTTCTCCGGGTCGAATCCTGCCGCGGCGGTGCCCGCGGTCAACGTCTGA
- the npdG gene encoding NADPH-dependent F420 reductase: MTQTIGIIGGTGPQGRGLALRWAVAGREVVIGSRSAERAESVAAELGHGVRGAENVECAAQADIVVITVPWDGHADTLAELEPALRGKLVVDSVNPLGFDKQGPYALDVPEGSAAQQAAALLPGSTVTAAFHHVSAVSLADLSIDDLALDVLVLGEDREAIGQIIELVDLLPGMRGIYGGRLRNAHQVEALTANLIAINRRYKAHAGVRITDV, from the coding sequence ATGACACAGACAATCGGCATCATCGGCGGCACCGGACCCCAAGGACGCGGACTCGCACTTCGCTGGGCCGTCGCGGGGCGTGAGGTGGTGATCGGCTCGCGTTCGGCGGAACGCGCGGAGTCGGTTGCCGCCGAGCTCGGCCACGGTGTACGCGGGGCTGAGAACGTCGAGTGCGCGGCACAGGCGGACATCGTCGTGATCACGGTGCCATGGGACGGCCACGCCGACACGTTGGCCGAGCTCGAGCCCGCGCTGCGCGGCAAGCTCGTGGTCGACTCGGTCAACCCGCTCGGTTTCGACAAGCAGGGTCCGTACGCGTTGGACGTACCCGAGGGCAGCGCGGCCCAGCAGGCGGCGGCACTGCTGCCGGGGTCGACGGTCACGGCGGCTTTCCACCATGTCTCGGCGGTATCGCTCGCAGACCTGTCCATCGATGACCTGGCGCTCGACGTACTCGTGCTGGGTGAGGACCGCGAAGCGATCGGGCAGATCATCGAGCTGGTCGACCTGCTCCCCGGCATGCGCGGCATCTACGGCGGGCGCCTCCGCAACGCGCATCAGGTCGAGGCGCTCACGGCCAACCTGATCGCGATCAACCGGCGGTACAAGGCACACGCGGGGGTGCGCATCACCGACGTCTGA
- the panB gene encoding 3-methyl-2-oxobutanoate hydroxymethyltransferase produces MPEATGTQGEEAAPYGGTPKPRKRIRTHTLQQLKARGEKWAMLTAYDQYTAQIFDEAGIEVVLVGDSASNNVFGNETSLPVTVDELIPLARAVARSVTSTFVVADLPFGSYQGSPQQAFDTAVRFMKEAQVHAVKLEGGLSVVPQVEMLTNAGIPVMAHIGFTPQSEHTLGGYRIQGRGDAAARTIEEAEALQEAGAFALVMEMVPCDVAAEVTKRLTIPTVGIGAGPDCDAQVLVWQDMAGLRTGRMPRFVKQYAALHDVLLDAAKTYAQEVRGGSFPGPEHTFES; encoded by the coding sequence ATGCCAGAAGCAACCGGTACGCAGGGCGAGGAGGCCGCACCGTACGGCGGCACTCCCAAACCCCGTAAGCGAATTCGGACCCACACGCTGCAGCAGCTGAAAGCACGTGGCGAGAAGTGGGCGATGCTCACGGCGTACGACCAGTACACCGCGCAGATCTTCGATGAGGCCGGCATCGAGGTGGTGCTCGTCGGCGACTCGGCGTCCAACAACGTATTCGGCAACGAGACGTCCCTGCCGGTCACGGTCGACGAGCTCATCCCCCTTGCTCGCGCCGTCGCGCGATCGGTGACCAGCACGTTCGTCGTCGCCGATCTACCGTTCGGCTCGTACCAGGGGTCGCCGCAACAGGCCTTCGACACGGCCGTGCGGTTCATGAAGGAAGCCCAGGTGCACGCGGTGAAGCTGGAGGGCGGCCTCTCGGTCGTACCGCAGGTCGAGATGCTGACGAACGCAGGCATCCCCGTGATGGCCCACATCGGCTTCACACCTCAGTCCGAGCACACCCTCGGTGGCTACCGGATCCAGGGGCGCGGCGACGCCGCCGCTCGTACGATCGAGGAGGCCGAAGCGCTGCAGGAGGCCGGCGCGTTCGCGCTGGTGATGGAGATGGTTCCCTGCGACGTCGCCGCCGAGGTGACCAAGCGCCTGACCATCCCGACGGTCGGAATCGGCGCGGGACCCGACTGCGATGCCCAGGTACTCGTCTGGCAAGACATGGCGGGTCTGCGCACGGGCCGGATGCCGCGGTTCGTCAAGCAGTACGCGGCGCTGCACGACGTACTCCTCGATGCGGCGAAGACCTACGCACAGGAGGTACGCGGCGGGTCGTTCCCCGGTCCGGAGCACACGTTCGAGTCCTGA
- a CDS encoding MerR family transcriptional regulator, with protein sequence MHIGTLASRTGVSRRLLRYYEEQGLLRPARLPNGYREYAESDVDAVHRIRHLLGAGLPTDVIGTILHCVEHDGDRVVASPCPGVTAQLTRERTRIDDEISRLSGSRRALDALLGSAASH encoded by the coding sequence ATGCACATCGGAACGCTCGCGTCGCGCACCGGCGTCAGCAGACGTCTGTTGCGCTACTACGAGGAGCAGGGGCTGCTGCGGCCGGCTCGCTTGCCCAACGGATATCGCGAGTACGCGGAGAGCGATGTCGACGCGGTGCACCGGATCCGCCACCTGCTCGGCGCAGGGCTGCCCACCGACGTCATCGGCACGATCCTGCACTGCGTCGAACACGACGGCGATCGCGTCGTCGCGTCACCATGCCCTGGCGTGACCGCGCAGTTGACCCGCGAGCGTACGCGGATCGACGACGAGATCAGCCGACTGAGCGGATCTCGCCGTGCGCTGGACGCCCTGCTCGGCTCCGCGGCAAGCCATTAG
- a CDS encoding helix-turn-helix transcriptional regulator, protein MAQERRTSEPLVADCMVRAVADLFTHTWDPVVLAALRAEPLRRRDLRAAIGGVSDKVLTQALRRLTHAGLVERRALAGAPPRVDYATTDLGNSLVDGPITSMGDWAVEHGHRLLPPE, encoded by the coding sequence ATGGCACAGGAGCGACGGACGTCGGAGCCCCTCGTCGCAGACTGCATGGTTCGCGCGGTTGCCGACCTGTTCACACACACGTGGGACCCGGTCGTACTGGCAGCGCTGCGTGCCGAGCCGCTTCGGCGCCGCGACCTGCGCGCAGCCATCGGCGGGGTGAGCGACAAGGTACTCACACAGGCACTTCGACGGCTCACCCACGCGGGTTTGGTCGAGCGCCGCGCACTCGCCGGGGCACCGCCACGGGTCGACTACGCGACCACCGACCTCGGCAACTCCTTGGTCGACGGTCCGATCACCTCGATGGGTGACTGGGCCGTCGAGCACGGCCACCGACTGCTCCCGCCCGAGTAG